DNA from Candidatus Methylomirabilota bacterium:
GAAGCCTGCCCACAGGGTGCCCGAGACCGTCGCCAGGGGCTTCGTGGTCGTCGTGTTCGGCTGAGCGATGAGGGCGTTGACCTCGACCGCGGCCATGATGATGAGGGCCACGATCCAGAAGGCGGCGCCGGAGCGCGGCACCGGCAGTCCCTGCAGGTGGCTGGCCGCGCCCATGTAGAAGAGCATGGGGATGGAGAACAGCGTGTTGGTCCGCGACGCCAGCCCGGCCCGGGCCCCGGCCGGGGCGGCGGCCGGGTTGGCGGGCCGGCCCGCCGCGGTGTCGATCGCGTTCTGGATCACGATCTGCTGATTGGGCCAGATCACGAACCACACGTTGGCCCACATCAGGGAGCCCAGGAGCCCGCCCAGCAGGATCGCCCACCCGTAGGGGGCCACGAAGAAGCCGCCCTGACCGAGGCGGTGCAGGATGATGAGCCAGCCGGAGAGAAACGTGATCATCGCGCCCCAGCGGAACCACCAGAGCGCGCGCGGGACGAGCTTTTGAACCGCGCCGCTCCGGACGGCCGGCTCGGTCTCCGCGAAGAACGGCGTCTGGACGAAGTTGAAGTAGTAGAGCAGTCCGATCCAGGTGATGCCGGCCAGGAAGTGGATCCACCGCAGGAGGAACAGCCACCCTTCGCCCGTCAGCAGCGCCATGGACTCGTCCCCTTTCGCCTACGCCCGCTCTCGCGCGCGGGGAGCCCGACCAAGTCTGACACTACGGTGGGGGAACCGTACTCCGCGTGACCCCGAAGTCGGCCAGATTACACACGGTTCTAGCCGTGACTGTCAATCGAAAACGCCGGCCGCACCTGAACGCCGCCCCAAAGCATCCGAGGCGTCGGCTGCCGAGACACTCCGTCAACAGCATATCGCGGTCCGGACCAGGGGGCCACCGGACCACTGCGCTCGGAGCATGCGAGGGGCCCGCGGGGCGCGCGTCTGATGGCATCTGTGTTGCACAATCACCCGTGGGATTCTCGTGTGCCGGGCATGCCCCGGGTCCGGCACGAGGCACCGACCGGGGCGGATTGGTCGGAAGGAGGACAACAGGGATGCGCTACGCACTCCGCACGGTGTCGGTGATGGCGCTCCTCGTCTTCGTGCTGGCGGGCTGTCAGAGCCTGACCGGCAAGACGGCGAGCGAGACCGTCGACGACGCCTCGATCACTGCAGCCGTCAAGACGAAGCTCGCCGGGGAGAAGGTGTCGACCCTGACGAAGATCGACGTAGACACCAACAAGGGCACCGTCTACCTGAATGGCAACGTGGACACCGCCGCCATGAAGATGCGCGCCGCCGAGCTTGCGCGGCAGGTGAAGGGTGTCCGTGAGGTCGTCAACAACCTGAAGGTCTCGGGCGGCTAAGCCGGACGGACGAGGAGTCGTCGCGGCTCCTCCCGAC
Protein-coding regions in this window:
- a CDS encoding urate hydroxylase PuuD; its protein translation is MALLTGEGWLFLLRWIHFLAGITWIGLLYYFNFVQTPFFAETEPAVRSGAVQKLVPRALWWFRWGAMITFLSGWLIILHRLGQGGFFVAPYGWAILLGGLLGSLMWANVWFVIWPNQQIVIQNAIDTAAGRPANPAAAPAGARAGLASRTNTLFSIPMLFYMGAASHLQGLPVPRSGAAFWIVALIIMAAVEVNALIAQPNTTTTKPLATVSGTLWAGFILSAIFYIWFEIMR
- a CDS encoding BON domain-containing protein, producing MRYALRTVSVMALLVFVLAGCQSLTGKTASETVDDASITAAVKTKLAGEKVSTLTKIDVDTNKGTVYLNGNVDTAAMKMRAAELARQVKGVREVVNNLKVSGG